Proteins encoded in a region of the Buteo buteo chromosome 11, bButBut1.hap1.1, whole genome shotgun sequence genome:
- the PIWIL1 gene encoding piwi-like protein 1 isoform X1, with product MTGRARARARGRPPALETASPSVGATPVQQTLPSQQPGRRQPQQPCVPPSVSEEPGGHGRQRGSQSVPQGRNGRRPEGLQISAGFQELSLADRGGRRRDFHDLGINTRQAIEHVQESKTGSSGIMVKLTTNYFRLTSRPQWALYQYHVGYSPEMEARRLRSALLFQHEELIGKTHAFDGSILFLPKKLGKKVTEVFSRTRNGENVKITITLTNELPPTSPTCLQFYNIIFRRLLKMLNLQQIGRNYYNPSDPISIPNHRLMVWPGFTSSILQYEESIMLCTDVSHKVLRSETVLDFMYSLYYQVEEQRFRDACAKELIGLIVLTKYNNRTYRVDDIDWDVNPQCTFRKADGSEISYVDYYKRQYNQEITDLNQPVLISQSRRRRGTIMPGPVVLIPELCFLTGLTEKMRNDFNMMKDLAVHTRLPPEQRQREIGKLIDYIQKDDNVQKELRDWGLSFDSNLLSFTGRVVQGEKILQSGNAFNYNPQFADWSKETRGAPLICAKPLDNWLLIYTRRNYDAANTLLQNLFKVTPSMGIRMNKATMIEVDDRTEAYLRVLQQSVTPDTNIAVCVLSSSRKDKYDAIKKYLCTDCPIPSQCVIARTLSKPQTAMAIATKIALQMNCKMGGELWSVEIPLKQVMVVGIDCYHDTLSGKQSIAGFVASLNQTMTRWFSRCAVQGRGQELVDGLKACLQTALRDWFKWNNYLPSRIIVYRDGVGDGQLNTLVNYEVPQFLDCLKSVGKDYNPRLTVIVVKKRVNTRFFAQCGGALKNPPPGTVVDVEVTRPEWYDFFIVSQAVRNGCVAPTHYNVIYDTGKLKPDHVQRLTYKLCHMYYNWSGVIRVPAPCQYAHKLAFLVGQSIHREPNLLLSDRLYYL from the exons ATGACAGGAAGAGCTAGAGCCAGAGCAAGAGGAAGACCTCCAGCACTGGAGACTGCTAGTCCTTCTGTAGGAGCCACACCT GTTCAACAAACTTTGCCAAGTCAGCAACCTGGCCGTCGGCAACCTCAGCAGCCATGTGTTCCTCCATCAGTATCAGAAGAACCTGGTGGCCATGGACGACAGAGAGGCTCTCAGAGTGTTCCACAAGGCCGTAATGGGAGAAGGCCAGAAG GATTACAGATTTCTGCGGGATTTCAAGAATTGTCTTTAGCAGATAGGGGTGGACGTCGTAGAGATTTCCATGACCTTGGGATAAATACTCGGCAAGCCATAGAACATGTTCAAGAATCAAAAACTG GTTCTTCAGGTATTATGGTAAAATTAACTACAAATTACTTTCGTCTGACGTCTCGACCCCAGTGGGCTTTATATCAGTACCATGTTGGCTATAGTCCTGAGATGGAAGCACGCCGTCTTCGATCAGCTTTGCTCTTTCAGCATGAAGAGCTAATTGGAAAGACACATGCATTTGATGGATCAATATTATTCTTGCCAAAAAAACTAGGGAAAAAG GTTACTGAAGTGTTTAGTAGGACTCGAAATGGAGAGAATGTGAAGATAACAATCACGTTGACTAATGAGTTACCACCTACTTCACCTACATGTCTGCAATTTTACAACATCATTTTTAGAAG GCTTTTGAAGATGTTGAATTTGCAGCAGATTGGACGCAATTATTACAACCCCAGTGACCCAATCAGCATCCCTAATCACAG GTTGATGGTTTGGCCGGGCTTCACAAGTTCTATCCTCCAGTATGAGGAAAGCATTATGTTATGTACAGATGTGAGCCATAAGGTTCTTCGCAGTGAAACAGTGTTGGATTTTATGTACAGTCTGTATTACCAGGTTGAAGAGCAAAGATTTAGAGATGCCTGTGCTAAAGAGCTGATAGGTTTAATTGTTCTTACAAA GTACAATAACAGAACATACAGAGTTGATGACATCGACTGGGATGTCAATCCACAGTGTACCTTTAGAAAAGCAGATGGTTCTGAGATCAGCTACGTGGACTACTACAAAAGG caaTATAATCAAGAAATTACTGACTTGAACCAGCCTGTCTTGATCAGTCAGTctaggaggaggagagggaccATCATGCCAGGACCTGTGGTTCTAATTCCAGAGCTGTGCTTCCTAACAG GATTAACTGAGAAGATGCGTAATGATTTTAATATGATGAAGGACTTGGCTGTTCATACACGACTGCCACCTGAGCAAAGGCAACGTGAAATTGGGAAACTTATTGACTACATCCAAAA agatGACAATGTTCAGAAGGAACTCCGAGACTGGGGTTTAAGCTTTGATTCTAATTTATTATCCTTTACGGGAAGAGTTGTTCAAGGAGAAAAGATCCTTCAATCAGGAAATGCG TTTAATTACAATCCTCAGTTTGCTGATTGGTCAAAGGAAACTAGGGGAGCTCCCTTAATCTGTGCAAAGCCTCTGGACAACTGGTTATTAATATATACACGGCGCAACTATGATGCTGCTAATACATTActtcaaaatctgtttaaaGTCACGCCATCTATGGGCATCAGAATGAACAAGGCAACCAT gATTGAAGTAGATGATAGAACAGAAGCTTACTTAAGGGTTTTGCAGCAAAGTGTTACCCCTGACACAAACATA gcagTTTGTGTTTTGTCTAGTTCCCGAAAGGATAAATATGATGCTATCAAGAAATACTTATGTACAGATTGTCCCATTCCAAGTCAATGTGTGATTGCTCGCACTTTAAGCAAGCCTCAGACTGCTATGGCCATAGCAACAAAAATTGCCTTACAAATGAACTGTAAAATGGGTGGAGAACTTTGGAGTGTTGAGATCCCA CTGAAACAGGTAATGGTTGTGGGAATTGATTGTTACCATGACACTTTATCTGGAAAGCAGTCAATTGCAGGATTTGTTGCTAGCCTGAATCAAACAATGACACG GTGGTTCTCCCGCTGTGCTGTTCAAGGTCGTGGGCAAGAACTTGTGGATGGGCTCAAAGCCTGCTTGCAAA ctgCTCTAAGAGACTGGTTCAAGTGGAATAATTATTTGCCGTCTCGTATTATTGTGTATCGTGATGGTGTAGGAGATGGACAACTAAATACTTTGGTTAATTACGAAGTGCCTCAATTTCTGGATTGCTTGAAGAGTGTTGGAAAAGACTACAA tccAAGACTTACTGTAATAGTTGTGAAGAAACGAGTGAATACCAGGTTCTTTGCACAGTGTGGTGGAGCACTTAAAAACCCACCCCCTGGTACTGTTGTTGACGTGGAGGTTACCAGACCGGAATG GTATGATTTCTTTATTGTGAGTCAGGCAGTGAGAAATGGTTGTGTTGCACCCACTCATTACAACGTAATTTATGACACAGGCAAACTGAAACCAGATCACGTACAACGTTTAACCTACAAACTTTGCCACATGTACTATAACTGGTCG gGTGTTATCAGAGTACCTGCTCCTTGCCAATATGCTCATAAACTGGCTTTCCTTGTTGGTCAGAGTATTCACAGAGAACCAAACCTGTTGCTTTCAGACAGACTTTACTATCTTTGA
- the PIWIL1 gene encoding piwi-like protein 1 isoform X2 — protein sequence MTGRARARARGRPPALETASPSVGATPVQQTLPSQQPGRRQPQQPCVPPSVSEEPGGHGRQRGSQSVPKTIGLQISAGFQELSLADRGGRRRDFHDLGINTRQAIEHVQESKTGSSGIMVKLTTNYFRLTSRPQWALYQYHVGYSPEMEARRLRSALLFQHEELIGKTHAFDGSILFLPKKLGKKVTEVFSRTRNGENVKITITLTNELPPTSPTCLQFYNIIFRRLLKMLNLQQIGRNYYNPSDPISIPNHRLMVWPGFTSSILQYEESIMLCTDVSHKVLRSETVLDFMYSLYYQVEEQRFRDACAKELIGLIVLTKYNNRTYRVDDIDWDVNPQCTFRKADGSEISYVDYYKRQYNQEITDLNQPVLISQSRRRRGTIMPGPVVLIPELCFLTGLTEKMRNDFNMMKDLAVHTRLPPEQRQREIGKLIDYIQKDDNVQKELRDWGLSFDSNLLSFTGRVVQGEKILQSGNAFNYNPQFADWSKETRGAPLICAKPLDNWLLIYTRRNYDAANTLLQNLFKVTPSMGIRMNKATMIEVDDRTEAYLRVLQQSVTPDTNIAVCVLSSSRKDKYDAIKKYLCTDCPIPSQCVIARTLSKPQTAMAIATKIALQMNCKMGGELWSVEIPLKQVMVVGIDCYHDTLSGKQSIAGFVASLNQTMTRWFSRCAVQGRGQELVDGLKACLQTALRDWFKWNNYLPSRIIVYRDGVGDGQLNTLVNYEVPQFLDCLKSVGKDYNPRLTVIVVKKRVNTRFFAQCGGALKNPPPGTVVDVEVTRPEWYDFFIVSQAVRNGCVAPTHYNVIYDTGKLKPDHVQRLTYKLCHMYYNWSGVIRVPAPCQYAHKLAFLVGQSIHREPNLLLSDRLYYL from the exons ATGACAGGAAGAGCTAGAGCCAGAGCAAGAGGAAGACCTCCAGCACTGGAGACTGCTAGTCCTTCTGTAGGAGCCACACCT GTTCAACAAACTTTGCCAAGTCAGCAACCTGGCCGTCGGCAACCTCAGCAGCCATGTGTTCCTCCATCAGTATCAGAAGAACCTGGTGGCCATGGACGACAGAGAGGCTCTCAGAGTGTTCC caaaacaatagGATTACAGATTTCTGCGGGATTTCAAGAATTGTCTTTAGCAGATAGGGGTGGACGTCGTAGAGATTTCCATGACCTTGGGATAAATACTCGGCAAGCCATAGAACATGTTCAAGAATCAAAAACTG GTTCTTCAGGTATTATGGTAAAATTAACTACAAATTACTTTCGTCTGACGTCTCGACCCCAGTGGGCTTTATATCAGTACCATGTTGGCTATAGTCCTGAGATGGAAGCACGCCGTCTTCGATCAGCTTTGCTCTTTCAGCATGAAGAGCTAATTGGAAAGACACATGCATTTGATGGATCAATATTATTCTTGCCAAAAAAACTAGGGAAAAAG GTTACTGAAGTGTTTAGTAGGACTCGAAATGGAGAGAATGTGAAGATAACAATCACGTTGACTAATGAGTTACCACCTACTTCACCTACATGTCTGCAATTTTACAACATCATTTTTAGAAG GCTTTTGAAGATGTTGAATTTGCAGCAGATTGGACGCAATTATTACAACCCCAGTGACCCAATCAGCATCCCTAATCACAG GTTGATGGTTTGGCCGGGCTTCACAAGTTCTATCCTCCAGTATGAGGAAAGCATTATGTTATGTACAGATGTGAGCCATAAGGTTCTTCGCAGTGAAACAGTGTTGGATTTTATGTACAGTCTGTATTACCAGGTTGAAGAGCAAAGATTTAGAGATGCCTGTGCTAAAGAGCTGATAGGTTTAATTGTTCTTACAAA GTACAATAACAGAACATACAGAGTTGATGACATCGACTGGGATGTCAATCCACAGTGTACCTTTAGAAAAGCAGATGGTTCTGAGATCAGCTACGTGGACTACTACAAAAGG caaTATAATCAAGAAATTACTGACTTGAACCAGCCTGTCTTGATCAGTCAGTctaggaggaggagagggaccATCATGCCAGGACCTGTGGTTCTAATTCCAGAGCTGTGCTTCCTAACAG GATTAACTGAGAAGATGCGTAATGATTTTAATATGATGAAGGACTTGGCTGTTCATACACGACTGCCACCTGAGCAAAGGCAACGTGAAATTGGGAAACTTATTGACTACATCCAAAA agatGACAATGTTCAGAAGGAACTCCGAGACTGGGGTTTAAGCTTTGATTCTAATTTATTATCCTTTACGGGAAGAGTTGTTCAAGGAGAAAAGATCCTTCAATCAGGAAATGCG TTTAATTACAATCCTCAGTTTGCTGATTGGTCAAAGGAAACTAGGGGAGCTCCCTTAATCTGTGCAAAGCCTCTGGACAACTGGTTATTAATATATACACGGCGCAACTATGATGCTGCTAATACATTActtcaaaatctgtttaaaGTCACGCCATCTATGGGCATCAGAATGAACAAGGCAACCAT gATTGAAGTAGATGATAGAACAGAAGCTTACTTAAGGGTTTTGCAGCAAAGTGTTACCCCTGACACAAACATA gcagTTTGTGTTTTGTCTAGTTCCCGAAAGGATAAATATGATGCTATCAAGAAATACTTATGTACAGATTGTCCCATTCCAAGTCAATGTGTGATTGCTCGCACTTTAAGCAAGCCTCAGACTGCTATGGCCATAGCAACAAAAATTGCCTTACAAATGAACTGTAAAATGGGTGGAGAACTTTGGAGTGTTGAGATCCCA CTGAAACAGGTAATGGTTGTGGGAATTGATTGTTACCATGACACTTTATCTGGAAAGCAGTCAATTGCAGGATTTGTTGCTAGCCTGAATCAAACAATGACACG GTGGTTCTCCCGCTGTGCTGTTCAAGGTCGTGGGCAAGAACTTGTGGATGGGCTCAAAGCCTGCTTGCAAA ctgCTCTAAGAGACTGGTTCAAGTGGAATAATTATTTGCCGTCTCGTATTATTGTGTATCGTGATGGTGTAGGAGATGGACAACTAAATACTTTGGTTAATTACGAAGTGCCTCAATTTCTGGATTGCTTGAAGAGTGTTGGAAAAGACTACAA tccAAGACTTACTGTAATAGTTGTGAAGAAACGAGTGAATACCAGGTTCTTTGCACAGTGTGGTGGAGCACTTAAAAACCCACCCCCTGGTACTGTTGTTGACGTGGAGGTTACCAGACCGGAATG GTATGATTTCTTTATTGTGAGTCAGGCAGTGAGAAATGGTTGTGTTGCACCCACTCATTACAACGTAATTTATGACACAGGCAAACTGAAACCAGATCACGTACAACGTTTAACCTACAAACTTTGCCACATGTACTATAACTGGTCG gGTGTTATCAGAGTACCTGCTCCTTGCCAATATGCTCATAAACTGGCTTTCCTTGTTGGTCAGAGTATTCACAGAGAACCAAACCTGTTGCTTTCAGACAGACTTTACTATCTTTGA